In Phycisphaerae bacterium, the DNA window CTGTCGAACCGGGCGATAGATCTGGGCGGCGTGAAGGTTGACGTCACGGACGATGGCGCGAATCTCGCGCACGTCTTGCTCGACGAAAACACCGACCGCCCGGGCGCGCGTCAGGCCGGCCACAATCCGACGGGCCCGCTTCGCGGTGACAGCCCGCGGCGATCGGCGGGCGAAGATCAACCCGATAAAATGGGCGCCCAACTCTTCGGCGAGCATCGCGTCGTCTTCACAGGTGATTCCGCAGATCTTGACCCTCACGCCGCAGGCTCCGCAGATGTCTGTGTTCGGCGGATGAACTGCGCGGGATTCGGACTGCGCATCAGCGCCGTTCCGATGAGCACGCCGTTGACGCGATCCGGCAGATCTTGCACCTGCTTGGGATCCGTGAATCCTGACTCCGCCACGAGGACGACGTCGTCGGGCACGAGGTGGAGCATGCGTTCCGTGGCTCTCGGATCAATTCGCATCGTACGCAGGTCGCGGTGGTTGACGCCCACCATCCGCGCTCCGATGTCCAGCGCGACGGCCAGCTCTCTTTCGTCGTGAACTTCCACGAGAGCGCTCATGCCCGTCCGCAAGATTGCTGTATGCAGTTGCGCCAGCTCTTGAAGCTTGAGCGCCGCCACGATCAGCAGACATGCGTCGGCACCGATCCGCCGGGACTCGGCCACCTGCCGCTCATCCACGATAAAATCCTTGCGGAGCACAGGAAGCGACACCGCATTACGAGCCTCCTTCAGATGCTCAACCTCCCCGCCAAAGTACGCGCGATCCGTCAGCACGGAAATGGCCGCAGCCCCGCCCTCCTCGTATCGCAGTGCCAACTCGGAGGGCTTGTAGGATACACACAATGTTCCGGCGGAGGGCGAGCGCGGCTTGAGCTCGGCGATGACAGCCCGACATCGTCC includes these proteins:
- a CDS encoding indole-3-glycerol-phosphate synthase; the encoded protein is MSSILDEIVASKRREVANLPALNANANSPPGRDFLAALRGRCRAVIAELKPRSPSAGTLCVSYKPSELALRYEEGGAAAISVLTDRAYFGGEVEHLKEARNAVSLPVLRKDFIVDERQVAESRRIGADACLLIVAALKLQELAQLHTAILRTGMSALVEVHDERELAVALDIGARMVGVNHRDLRTMRIDPRATERMLHLVPDDVVLVAESGFTDPKQVQDLPDRVNGVLIGTALMRSPNPAQFIRRTQTSAEPAA